The Phycisphaeraceae bacterium genome includes a window with the following:
- a CDS encoding ABC transporter ATP-binding protein yields MAPETRLTIDNLAYGYPGRPPLLRDLTARASAGRLTCLLGPNGSGKTTLLRLLLGQLRPSAGLISLDTDSVGSISERERACRMAYVPQHTSLAFAHSLGEVVAMGGWPAGGPKSDAQAELKAWSLQDLASAGWTTLSGGERQRGLLARACCQLRMRGQIMLVDEPTASMDPAWAHQTLQTLRQRAHDTGLAVVAVLHDLDLASRYADDAWLLAGGDLIASGPASHVLDEANLERAYHVRFRRLHLDQDRTAVIADPLV; encoded by the coding sequence ATGGCTCCTGAAACCCGCCTGACGATCGACAACCTCGCCTACGGCTATCCCGGACGGCCTCCGCTGCTCAGAGACCTCACGGCCAGAGCGTCTGCAGGCCGTCTGACCTGCCTGCTGGGCCCCAACGGCTCGGGCAAAACCACCCTGCTGCGGCTGCTCCTGGGCCAACTCAGGCCCTCAGCAGGGCTTATCTCACTCGATACTGACTCTGTGGGCTCGATCTCAGAGCGCGAACGAGCCTGCCGGATGGCGTATGTGCCCCAGCACACGTCGCTGGCGTTTGCGCACAGCCTCGGGGAGGTTGTGGCGATGGGTGGATGGCCCGCGGGCGGGCCTAAATCAGACGCTCAGGCAGAACTTAAGGCCTGGTCGTTGCAGGACTTAGCCTCCGCCGGATGGACAACCCTCTCAGGGGGTGAGCGGCAGCGTGGACTGCTCGCGAGGGCCTGTTGTCAGCTCCGGATGAGGGGGCAAATCATGCTGGTTGACGAGCCAACGGCCTCGATGGACCCCGCATGGGCCCATCAAACGCTTCAAACTCTGCGACAACGTGCGCACGACACCGGCCTCGCGGTGGTCGCCGTCCTACATGATCTCGACCTGGCGTCCCGGTACGCCGACGATGCATGGCTGCTCGCGGGCGGAGACTTGATCGCCAGCGGGCCGGCCAGCCATGTTCTCGACGAGGCGAATCTGGAGCGTGCCTACCACGTGCGTTTCCGGCGACTCCATCTGGATCAAGACAGAACCGCTGTGATCGCCGATCCACTGGTTTAG
- the rplM gene encoding 50S ribosomal protein L13 has product MNRQTYLAKNNEVARQWVHVDASDHILGRLATRLAVVLMGKNKPEYTPHHDVGDFVVVTNASKIRVSGRKLDSKHLKRYSGYPSGLKLTSYREQIEKAPEKLIMEAVRRMLPKNKLARHQLKKLKVYRGAEHPHTAQNPESVEISI; this is encoded by the coding sequence ATGAACCGTCAGACTTATCTAGCTAAAAATAACGAAGTGGCCCGCCAGTGGGTGCATGTGGACGCGAGTGACCACATCCTCGGTCGGCTAGCGACCCGGCTCGCTGTTGTGTTGATGGGCAAGAATAAGCCCGAGTACACCCCGCATCACGACGTGGGTGATTTCGTGGTGGTGACCAACGCCAGCAAGATCCGCGTGAGTGGTCGCAAGCTCGACAGCAAGCACCTCAAGCGGTACTCCGGCTACCCCAGCGGCCTGAAACTGACCAGCTATCGTGAGCAGATCGAGAAAGCTCCCGAAAAGCTGATCATGGAAGCCGTCCGGCGGATGTTGCCCAAGAATAAGCTGGCACGTCACCAGCTCAAGAAGCTCAAGGTGTACCGCGGAGCTGAGCATCCTCACACCGCCCAGAACCCTGAGTCTGTCGAGATTTCGATCTAA
- a CDS encoding ribokinase: MIRILNLGSLNLDRVMRVDHIVKPGETLGCRTTASFAGGKGANQSVALARAGAQVCHAGRVGTDGVWLLERLKEAQVDTRHVEVDPDVSTGAAFIQVDGRGENAIVVDPGANARITRAQIDGVLDQFHENEILLLQNEISNIGYAIDAATERGMSICFNPAPMNDAARSCNLKKIDLLIVNHHEAEQLINKPGARDLVPRLRDMVSGRVIITLGQRGVIYADTDGVIQIDAFPADAVDTTAAGDTFIGYFIAERTRANSIRSSLEIASAAAALCVTRQGAMQAIPTREEVDAMVSTRGTESSEL; encoded by the coding sequence ATGATCCGAATCCTCAACCTTGGCTCACTCAATCTCGATCGAGTGATGCGCGTCGATCACATCGTGAAGCCCGGCGAAACCCTGGGCTGTAGAACCACCGCCTCCTTCGCTGGCGGCAAGGGTGCCAATCAGTCGGTCGCGCTGGCTCGCGCTGGCGCTCAGGTCTGTCACGCTGGCCGTGTCGGGACCGACGGCGTCTGGCTGCTCGAGAGACTCAAAGAAGCGCAGGTCGATACCCGTCACGTGGAAGTTGATCCAGACGTCAGCACCGGTGCCGCCTTTATCCAGGTTGACGGGCGCGGTGAGAACGCGATCGTGGTAGACCCCGGTGCGAACGCACGGATCACGCGGGCACAGATCGATGGTGTCCTCGACCAGTTTCACGAAAACGAGATCCTGCTGCTTCAGAATGAGATCAGCAACATCGGTTACGCGATCGACGCAGCGACTGAGCGTGGGATGTCCATCTGCTTCAACCCCGCGCCCATGAACGACGCGGCCCGTAGCTGCAATCTCAAGAAGATCGACCTGCTCATCGTCAATCACCACGAAGCCGAACAGCTCATCAACAAACCCGGAGCCAGAGACCTGGTTCCCAGGCTGCGTGATATGGTCTCCGGTCGTGTCATCATCACCCTGGGCCAGCGCGGCGTGATCTATGCCGATACCGATGGTGTGATCCAGATCGACGCCTTCCCAGCCGATGCCGTGGATACAACAGCCGCTGGGGATACCTTCATCGGATACTTCATCGCCGAAAGAACGCGGGCCAACTCAATCCGGTCGAGTCTGGAGATTGCTTCGGCCGCAGCGGCTTTGTGTGTCACACGCCAAGGCGCAATGCAAGCCATCCCGACTCGGGAAGAGGTCGATGCCATGGTGAGCACTCGGGGTACTGAATCAAGCGAACTCTGA
- the gyrB gene encoding DNA topoisomerase (ATP-hydrolyzing) subunit B, with protein MTEPQATDALESQQTTNTPGSDVKNHIAAGSYSEQSIKVLEGLEAVRKRPGMYIGDTTQRGLHHLVYEIVDNSIDEHMAGRCSRIDIQLASDDSIAISDDGSGIPVGPYKHSNPQLNGKPTVEIVMTVLHAGGKFDKDSYKVSGGLHGVGASVVNALSEYLEVEVARDGLLHAMSFERGVATESLHQIGERSKSGTRVTFKPDSQIFPDTSFRFETLAGRLRELAYLNPGLEIRIADERTGQDETYVFPEGIAAFVTALNEGKQTVHEPVLFKTTDDASGLQCELAFQYNESYNETLLTFTNNINTIEGGTHLSGFKTALTRSFNSYAKAKGILKGDLVPTGDDLREGLCAVLSVKVPEPQFEGQTKTKLGNAEVEGFVNSTLGQAIADWCEEHPNDAKRICMKGVNAAQAREAARKARDLTRRKGALDSGGLPGKLYDCTSKNIDESEIYLVEGDSAGGSAKGGRDHRTQAILPLKGKILNVERARLDKILGFEEIRTIIQALNCGIGADDFDASKLRYGKVIIMTDADVDGSHIRTLLLTFFFRQMPDLIKQNRVYIAQPPLYQLVRGKKSDYVIDDIQLRKVLAEMAISSVQMVIFSDDRSEQQVIAGDQLVEMVKLLQQASEYMSVLERRGITLADLATQRANDPEGQQRLPRIHVRVSGQHPSGIIGDLFFWSEEQEDAFRSEHGLSIGGDDPAANASATVARKELHEIREIERVLARLAEFDLTLDDYLLTPVQTPTGAAGPTRFELKVSSKKDDDRSVAVTNLRDALPAILDAGKGGLDIKRFKGLGEMDAEQLWETTMDPSNRVLLRVTWDTASEAEKLFTVLMGEEVEPRRAYIEEHALDVKNLDV; from the coding sequence ATGACAGAACCCCAGGCCACCGACGCCTTGGAATCCCAACAGACCACGAACACACCCGGATCTGACGTCAAAAATCATATCGCGGCTGGCTCGTACTCTGAGCAGAGCATCAAAGTCCTTGAGGGTCTCGAAGCCGTCCGCAAGCGTCCAGGGATGTACATCGGCGACACAACCCAGCGTGGTCTGCATCACCTCGTTTACGAGATCGTAGATAACTCGATCGATGAGCACATGGCGGGGCGCTGCTCCCGAATCGACATCCAACTCGCCAGCGACGATTCCATTGCCATCTCCGACGACGGCTCGGGCATCCCGGTCGGCCCCTACAAACACTCGAATCCGCAGCTCAACGGGAAACCGACCGTCGAAATCGTCATGACGGTCTTGCACGCCGGCGGAAAGTTCGACAAGGACTCCTACAAAGTCTCCGGCGGTCTGCATGGCGTTGGAGCCTCGGTCGTGAACGCCTTGTCAGAGTACCTCGAGGTCGAGGTCGCTCGAGACGGCTTGCTACACGCGATGAGTTTTGAGCGAGGCGTCGCCACCGAATCCCTCCACCAGATCGGCGAACGCAGCAAGTCCGGCACGCGTGTCACCTTCAAACCAGATTCACAGATCTTCCCGGATACGAGCTTCCGGTTTGAAACCCTCGCCGGCAGGCTTCGAGAACTCGCTTACCTCAACCCAGGGCTGGAGATCCGCATCGCGGACGAACGCACCGGCCAGGATGAGACCTATGTGTTTCCGGAGGGGATTGCAGCGTTTGTCACCGCTCTGAACGAGGGCAAACAAACGGTACACGAGCCCGTGCTCTTCAAGACGACCGATGATGCAAGCGGTCTTCAGTGCGAACTCGCCTTCCAGTACAACGAGTCGTACAACGAGACCCTGCTGACCTTCACGAACAACATCAACACGATCGAAGGCGGAACGCATCTTTCCGGCTTTAAGACAGCGTTAACACGCAGTTTCAACAGCTACGCCAAAGCCAAAGGCATCCTCAAAGGCGATCTGGTCCCGACAGGCGATGACCTCCGCGAGGGCCTTTGCGCTGTGTTGTCAGTCAAGGTTCCTGAGCCGCAGTTCGAGGGCCAGACCAAGACCAAGCTCGGCAATGCCGAAGTCGAAGGGTTTGTGAACTCGACACTCGGTCAGGCAATCGCCGACTGGTGCGAAGAACACCCCAACGACGCCAAGCGGATCTGTATGAAGGGGGTCAACGCCGCCCAGGCTCGTGAAGCGGCCCGCAAGGCAAGAGACCTGACACGCCGTAAGGGCGCCCTCGACTCCGGCGGGCTGCCCGGCAAACTCTATGACTGCACGTCAAAGAACATCGACGAGTCAGAAATCTATCTCGTGGAAGGTGATTCTGCAGGCGGGTCCGCCAAAGGCGGGCGTGACCATCGTACTCAAGCCATCCTCCCCCTCAAAGGCAAGATCCTCAACGTCGAGCGAGCCCGTCTCGACAAGATCCTCGGCTTTGAAGAGATCCGAACCATCATCCAGGCGCTCAACTGCGGCATCGGTGCCGATGACTTCGACGCCTCAAAACTCCGCTACGGCAAGGTCATCATCATGACCGACGCGGACGTCGATGGCAGCCACATCCGCACCCTGCTGCTGACCTTCTTCTTCAGGCAGATGCCCGATTTGATCAAGCAGAACAGGGTCTACATCGCGCAGCCCCCGCTATACCAACTAGTCAGAGGCAAGAAGTCCGACTACGTGATCGATGACATCCAGCTCCGCAAAGTGCTCGCCGAGATGGCGATCTCGTCGGTCCAGATGGTGATCTTCAGCGACGACCGAAGCGAGCAGCAGGTGATCGCTGGCGATCAACTCGTCGAGATGGTCAAGCTCCTCCAGCAGGCCAGCGAATACATGAGTGTGCTCGAACGCCGCGGCATTACCTTGGCAGACCTCGCAACGCAACGCGCCAACGATCCCGAGGGACAACAACGCCTCCCGCGCATTCACGTGCGCGTCAGCGGCCAGCACCCCTCGGGTATCATCGGCGACCTGTTCTTCTGGTCCGAAGAGCAGGAGGACGCGTTCCGGAGCGAGCACGGCCTGAGCATTGGTGGAGACGACCCCGCAGCCAACGCCTCAGCGACAGTAGCTCGCAAGGAACTCCACGAGATTCGAGAGATCGAACGTGTGCTGGCCCGCTTGGCTGAGTTCGACCTGACTCTCGATGATTACCTGCTGACGCCGGTCCAGACGCCAACGGGGGCAGCCGGCCCGACGAGGTTCGAGCTGAAGGTGTCGAGCAAAAAAGACGACGACCGCAGCGTTGCCGTCACGAACCTGCGCGATGCCCTGCCTGCCATCCTGGATGCCGGCAAGGGTGGTCTTGATATCAAGCGTTTCAAGGGCTTGGGCGAGATGGACGCGGAGCAACTCTGGGAGACCACCATGGACCCGTCTAACCGAGTGCTTCTTCGGGTGACCTGGGATACGGCGTCCGAGGCGGAAAAACTCTTTACCGTGCTCATGGGCGAAGAAGTCGAGCCCCGACGGGCTTACATCGAAGAGCACGCACTCGACGTCAAAAACCTCGACGTGTAA
- a CDS encoding tetratricopeptide repeat protein → MRTPPAGILMFFLRLRWFGPMAVLMYCGPAVLGQASIPLPPGLRLDSVQPLEGENRQRALMTLEEVLASVPEPSYLRQEVAPAPGLEPPRAAQHAYVAAREAWLDGRPFDAIPRLLTATRMAPNEPAFHELLARIYAGSGSAAAAQRYAREAIAADPDRLSSLLLLLRLSADENDHAQTLAIAGHLKALLKEDPAPDPAIRIIVSRLLGQTLLRDQHLVAAREALADDLYPPNLPPRSNPLDNLARTMALTRPLVWRELGDAAHRLGLADDAMKDYVRSAEAALVGSAPLGRRDQDDLLVRLLWTELLMDEPQQARNRLAAAFDDRPDDDRLLELAGYLFRVGAGDDDLLARLKRAYERSGQSDAMVIALARALPSSEAKQLLTEHLRSHPQATQVFEYLIREVLVPDGADNAVDVDLEEALRLTVRMAISGYAKPAAALDWVSDSIGDRSRVTEQLGIIEWSDEREHAVARMLRGFLMLELPGRNAQAMQELSEALELDPDLDPARVALVQLNIVRQQLDQAETLLKNVDANESAELMAVISALRLAQGRPQDAIAVLDRARVSGLAGVELDLQRSKVLLGLGDSQGAEEVLLDSLTRHDTDERLYLALFVIYEQRQGDSEAGVRWVNLMRRVLTALPESPTARIKLAQWHATRKQFERAEVILTELLRQQPDEPSALRAMLDLYAQQQRITDGNTLLDKRLNHTPDDLNLLRGAFAYYRKTGQVERLRSTLERLLLLSPPGMSRTLGLARHYGQANQPALLLEVMQQDNLNSEQVILPWRVFIESLIEQGALDEAMKAITLATDAFPIQAAALHYQHAVILSQAGHDESSINALERSLRADPDFGPSANLLGYTLVLRKRNLERAIRLIERAIQSEPNNGAYLDSLGWAYYKLGRMNLAVAWLERALEQEDAQHPVIIDHLGDAYFRSGRIDEAQTRWREALDMLREQDWPIDRELEGLETRLVEKLNAVSSGAQPAVAPLSKGAQDTDEKSSTGVLADP, encoded by the coding sequence ATGCGTACACCGCCCGCTGGCATCCTGATGTTCTTCCTTCGACTCCGGTGGTTCGGCCCGATGGCGGTGCTGATGTATTGCGGCCCAGCCGTTCTGGGTCAGGCATCGATCCCTCTCCCGCCCGGCCTCAGGCTGGATTCCGTCCAACCACTGGAGGGTGAGAATCGCCAGCGGGCGCTGATGACCCTCGAAGAGGTCCTGGCTTCTGTTCCAGAACCGAGCTATCTTCGCCAGGAGGTCGCACCGGCTCCCGGGCTGGAGCCGCCACGGGCCGCGCAGCACGCCTATGTGGCGGCGCGCGAAGCGTGGCTGGATGGTCGGCCCTTCGACGCGATTCCGCGGCTACTCACAGCAACCCGGATGGCCCCAAATGAGCCTGCTTTTCACGAGCTGCTCGCGCGGATCTATGCAGGCTCCGGAAGCGCGGCCGCGGCCCAGCGGTACGCCCGCGAGGCGATTGCAGCTGACCCCGATCGCCTTTCTTCCTTGCTGTTGCTGCTGCGACTCAGTGCCGATGAAAACGACCACGCACAGACGCTCGCTATTGCCGGTCACCTCAAGGCGTTGCTGAAAGAAGACCCCGCGCCTGATCCCGCGATCAGGATCATTGTCTCCAGACTGTTGGGTCAGACATTGCTCAGGGATCAGCATCTGGTGGCGGCTCGTGAAGCCCTGGCCGATGATCTGTATCCGCCTAATCTCCCGCCTCGCTCGAACCCGCTGGATAATCTCGCGCGCACGATGGCTCTGACACGACCGCTGGTCTGGCGTGAGTTGGGTGATGCGGCGCACCGCCTCGGTCTCGCCGATGACGCGATGAAGGACTACGTCCGTTCTGCCGAAGCCGCGCTAGTCGGTTCCGCCCCGCTGGGTCGGCGAGATCAGGACGACCTTCTGGTACGCCTGCTCTGGACCGAACTCCTCATGGACGAGCCGCAGCAGGCGCGTAACCGGCTGGCCGCTGCGTTCGATGATCGACCGGATGATGATCGACTCCTTGAGTTAGCTGGATACTTGTTCCGAGTCGGGGCCGGTGACGATGATCTTCTGGCCAGACTCAAGCGAGCCTATGAGCGCAGCGGCCAGAGTGATGCCATGGTGATCGCTCTGGCTCGCGCTCTACCCTCGTCAGAGGCCAAACAACTACTCACAGAGCACCTGCGGTCGCATCCACAAGCGACGCAAGTCTTTGAGTATCTGATCCGCGAAGTGCTGGTTCCCGACGGAGCTGATAACGCAGTCGATGTAGACCTGGAGGAGGCACTCCGGCTGACTGTGCGCATGGCCATCTCGGGCTACGCGAAACCCGCTGCGGCACTGGATTGGGTATCGGATTCGATCGGCGACCGATCCAGGGTCACAGAGCAACTCGGCATCATCGAGTGGTCGGACGAGCGTGAACACGCTGTCGCACGCATGTTGCGCGGCTTTCTGATGCTTGAGCTGCCCGGGCGTAACGCACAGGCCATGCAAGAGCTATCCGAAGCCCTCGAGTTGGACCCAGACTTGGACCCAGCACGGGTAGCCTTGGTCCAACTCAACATCGTCCGTCAGCAACTCGATCAGGCTGAAACATTGCTCAAGAATGTTGATGCCAACGAGTCGGCTGAGCTGATGGCGGTGATATCCGCACTACGGCTGGCGCAGGGCCGGCCGCAGGATGCCATCGCGGTTCTCGATCGCGCCCGGGTTTCCGGACTGGCCGGAGTTGAGCTCGATCTTCAGCGTAGCAAGGTGCTGCTCGGACTGGGTGATTCGCAGGGCGCAGAAGAAGTGCTGCTGGACTCACTGACTCGGCATGACACGGATGAACGCCTCTATCTCGCCTTGTTTGTGATCTACGAGCAACGACAAGGCGACAGCGAAGCAGGCGTACGCTGGGTCAACCTGATGCGCCGGGTCCTGACCGCTCTGCCCGAAAGCCCGACGGCGAGGATCAAGCTGGCCCAGTGGCACGCCACACGCAAACAGTTCGAACGCGCCGAGGTCATCCTGACCGAACTGCTTCGCCAACAACCTGATGAGCCGAGCGCGCTGCGGGCGATGCTTGACCTCTACGCACAGCAGCAACGAATCACTGACGGAAACACCCTTCTCGACAAGCGGCTAAACCATACGCCTGACGACTTGAACCTGCTGCGCGGCGCTTTCGCGTACTACCGGAAGACGGGCCAAGTCGAGCGATTGCGGAGCACTCTGGAACGCTTGCTGCTGCTCTCACCACCCGGGATGAGCAGAACCCTCGGCTTGGCAAGACACTACGGTCAGGCCAACCAACCAGCGTTGCTGTTGGAGGTCATGCAGCAAGACAACCTCAACAGCGAACAGGTCATCCTGCCTTGGCGCGTCTTCATTGAGTCGCTGATCGAGCAGGGAGCGTTGGATGAAGCGATGAAAGCCATCACGCTGGCAACGGATGCTTTCCCGATTCAAGCGGCAGCTCTTCACTACCAGCACGCGGTGATCCTGTCACAGGCCGGGCATGACGAGTCGTCAATCAATGCCCTCGAACGGTCGCTACGAGCCGATCCCGACTTCGGCCCATCAGCCAACCTGCTCGGGTACACCCTAGTACTCCGGAAGCGCAATCTGGAGCGAGCGATCCGGTTGATCGAGCGAGCCATCCAGAGTGAGCCGAACAACGGTGCTTATCTCGATTCACTCGGCTGGGCCTACTACAAACTCGGTCGCATGAACCTTGCGGTCGCGTGGCTCGAGCGCGCGTTGGAGCAGGAAGACGCTCAGCACCCGGTCATCATCGATCATCTCGGCGATGCCTACTTCAGATCCGGACGGATCGACGAGGCTCAGACCCGTTGGCGGGAAGCCCTCGACATGCTGCGCGAGCAAGACTGGCCCATAGATCGGGAGTTAGAGGGCCTTGAGACCCGCCTCGTCGAGAAGCTCAATGCCGTCTCCAGCGGGGCTCAGCCCGCCGTGGCACCCCTTTCCAAAGGTGCTCAAGACACGGACGAAAAGAGCTCAACCGGAGTCCTCGCTGACCCCTGA
- the hisG gene encoding ATP phosphoribosyltransferase, with protein sequence MTQPQPLLKIGLPKGSLQDSTLNLFERAGYKVMVRDRSYFPSVDDPELSAILFRAQEMSRYVEDGVIDLGITGHDWVVENQSDVHEVCELVYSKATGKPVSWVLAVPEESSYQKPEDLAGGIIATELLQTTRRYFQERNIPVKKVEFSWGATEVKARLVDAIVDVTETGSSLRANKLRVIDTLMTSTTRLVANKQSWEDPKKRRKIEDLSVLLQGAILARSQVGLKLNAQRRDLEAVLSILPAAQSPTVNELADRNWVAIEIIVEARVERELVPQLKRAGATAIFSYPLNKVIP encoded by the coding sequence ATGACCCAGCCCCAACCCCTCTTGAAGATCGGACTCCCTAAAGGGAGTCTTCAGGACTCCACACTGAACCTGTTCGAGCGTGCCGGCTACAAGGTGATGGTCCGCGATCGTTCGTACTTCCCCTCCGTGGATGACCCGGAGCTGTCCGCGATTCTGTTCCGTGCCCAGGAGATGTCGCGCTACGTCGAGGACGGCGTGATCGACCTGGGAATTACAGGACACGACTGGGTCGTCGAGAATCAGTCTGATGTCCACGAGGTTTGCGAACTGGTCTATTCCAAGGCGACCGGCAAGCCGGTGAGCTGGGTGCTCGCGGTCCCTGAGGAATCTTCGTATCAGAAACCCGAGGACCTCGCGGGCGGGATCATCGCTACGGAGTTGCTGCAGACAACGCGCAGATACTTCCAGGAGCGAAACATCCCCGTCAAGAAAGTGGAGTTCAGCTGGGGTGCTACCGAAGTCAAGGCCCGGCTGGTGGATGCGATCGTCGATGTCACCGAGACCGGCTCATCGCTTCGCGCCAACAAGCTGCGGGTGATCGATACCCTGATGACCTCGACAACCCGGCTTGTCGCGAACAAGCAGAGCTGGGAAGACCCCAAAAAGCGTAGAAAGATTGAGGACCTTTCGGTGCTGTTGCAGGGAGCGATCCTCGCGCGTTCTCAAGTCGGCCTGAAGCTCAATGCCCAGCGTCGTGATCTTGAGGCCGTTCTTTCGATCCTCCCCGCGGCGCAGTCACCGACGGTCAATGAGCTCGCAGATCGCAATTGGGTGGCGATCGAAATCATCGTTGAAGCCCGGGTTGAGCGAGAACTCGTCCCGCAGCTCAAGCGAGCCGGCGCCACAGCGATTTTCAGCTATCCCTTGAACAAGGTCATTCCCTAA
- the rbfA gene encoding 30S ribosome-binding factor RbfA, whose amino-acid sequence MSHRLAQVASLLRRSISEVLQRGLADPRISGLTSITRIEVTPDMSQAFIYISVLPEEHGATSVAGLNHAARHIHDLVRQKVTLKHVPKLIFRLDEMLKKQAEVLAAIREAEERTGVEAMRASDGDEQSQPGYEPNTPLPEDQP is encoded by the coding sequence TTGAGCCATCGTCTTGCCCAGGTTGCTTCGTTGCTCCGCCGATCGATTTCGGAGGTGCTGCAGCGTGGACTGGCCGATCCGCGGATCAGCGGGCTGACCAGCATTACACGGATCGAGGTGACGCCTGACATGTCGCAGGCCTTCATTTATATCTCGGTCCTGCCCGAGGAGCATGGCGCAACATCGGTCGCGGGACTCAACCACGCGGCCAGACATATCCATGACCTGGTGCGGCAGAAGGTGACCCTCAAGCATGTGCCCAAGCTGATCTTCCGACTGGATGAGATGCTCAAGAAACAAGCGGAAGTGCTTGCTGCCATCCGCGAGGCCGAAGAACGAACCGGCGTCGAAGCGATGCGTGCATCTGATGGTGATGAGCAATCGCAGCCCGGATATGAACCCAACACCCCCCTACCCGAGGATCAGCCTTGA
- a CDS encoding DUF503 domain-containing protein, with the protein MVVGILQLELAIDGAMSLKDKRRVVRSLKDKLHHEHRVSVAEIDRQDEHRIAILGVAMVTSSVQVAQSVLDKLVDWVQRGHGYVLRDHKIEIISGH; encoded by the coding sequence ATGGTTGTTGGCATTCTTCAACTCGAACTCGCGATCGATGGAGCGATGTCGCTTAAGGATAAACGCCGCGTGGTCCGGAGCCTCAAGGATAAGCTCCATCACGAGCACCGCGTGAGTGTGGCGGAGATCGATCGGCAGGATGAGCATCGGATCGCAATCCTTGGCGTTGCGATGGTGACCTCGAGTGTTCAGGTCGCCCAGAGCGTGCTCGACAAGCTGGTCGACTGGGTACAGCGAGGTCACGGGTATGTGCTCCGAGACCACAAGATTGAGATTATTTCAGGGCACTAA